A stretch of the Chlorobiota bacterium genome encodes the following:
- a CDS encoding radical SAM protein — translation MFEMFPDLPKEAIIKQDILRLGVTFTNQALSFSKDYKPKDYFIFSFDHIKLGEMQEHEANGSPEEIKLTNGVYNLLPTIVSVRVNPFSPYQVQLLDEKIILLCEGVILAEVEFPPIPEYYKYKLSSGKKISEIAPSIEWGYLVYLTVYRLCQYWGKDEECRFCDLNENYRQQKENGREYTAVKSIDDIVESMNYINQYDNITKAYTVTGGSITTNLQSMKEGEFYARYAEAIESKFSGRWISKAVVQALPIDEVKMLKESGYEIYHPNYEVWDKKLFDWICPGKERYVGQKEWIKRILDSAEIFGSTNVIPNFVGGVEMAQPFGFKDIDEAVKSTSDGLDYFMSYGIIPRFTTWCPEPTSDLGNQAGPPLEYFVKLLFNWRNIFENYNLPVPPGYGKPGVGNAEFSVSAFMDIIRPEKITNRN, via the coding sequence ATGTTTGAGATGTTTCCAGATTTACCAAAGGAAGCAATTATCAAACAAGATATTTTAAGATTAGGGGTTACTTTTACAAATCAAGCACTTTCATTTTCTAAAGATTATAAACCAAAAGATTATTTTATTTTCTCTTTTGATCATATAAAGCTTGGTGAAATGCAAGAACATGAAGCTAATGGTTCTCCTGAGGAAATTAAATTAACTAATGGTGTATATAATTTATTACCAACAATTGTTTCCGTTCGTGTAAACCCTTTTTCTCCTTATCAAGTTCAATTATTGGATGAGAAAATTATTTTATTATGTGAAGGTGTTATTTTAGCAGAAGTTGAATTTCCTCCAATACCTGAATATTATAAATATAAACTTTCAAGTGGAAAAAAAATAAGTGAAATAGCTCCATCAATTGAATGGGGTTATTTAGTTTATTTAACTGTATACAGATTATGTCAGTATTGGGGAAAAGATGAGGAATGTAGATTTTGTGATTTGAATGAAAATTACAGGCAACAAAAAGAAAATGGTAGAGAGTATACCGCAGTCAAATCGATTGATGATATAGTTGAATCAATGAATTATATTAACCAATATGATAACATTACTAAAGCATATACTGTAACGGGAGGATCAATAACAACAAACCTTCAATCAATGAAAGAAGGTGAGTTTTATGCTAGATATGCTGAGGCTATTGAGTCAAAATTTTCTGGGAGGTGGATTTCTAAAGCTGTAGTACAAGCATTGCCAATTGATGAAGTTAAAATGCTAAAAGAGAGTGGTTATGAAATTTATCATCCAAATTACGAAGTTTGGGATAAAAAATTATTTGATTGGATATGTCCAGGTAAAGAAAGATATGTTGGTCAGAAAGAGTGGATTAAAAGAATATTAGATTCAGCTGAAATTTTTGGTTCAACTAACGTTATTCCAAATTTTGTTGGAGGTGTTGAAATGGCTCAACCATTTGGATTTAAAGATATTGATGAAGCTGTTAAAAGTACATCAGATGGATTGGATTATTTCATGAGTTATGGCATAATTCCAAGATTTACAACTTGGTGCCCAGAACCTACATCAGATCTTGGTAATCAAGCAGGACCACCATTAGAATACTTCGTCAAACTACTTTTTAATTGGAGGAATATCTTCGAAAATTACAATCTACCAGTACCCCCAGGCTATGGAAAACCCGGTGTAGGAAATGCTGAATTTTCAGTAAGTGCATTTATGGATATTATTCGTCCTGAAAAAATTACAAATAGAAATTAA
- a CDS encoding TlpA family protein disulfide reductase, which produces MKKISIQLIVFSLLIFLVSCKTTTNNSQSASNQDSASNVQSSEAAATKLSPQTATPSEPNELGIVPISGVDKSDDKKIAPNIKWTSSDGTSKSLNDYKGKVVMLNFWATWCPPCRAELPDIVKLRNELGPKGFEVIGVSVSERLQPGTTIIQLLSKFMNSNKMSYPMLYLGMDSEPQMKIAQEVTSAYGGISGIPSTFIIDKKGIITSNFVGGQSEATFRKAIEAALMN; this is translated from the coding sequence ATGAAAAAAATTTCAATTCAATTAATAGTATTTAGTCTGTTAATTTTTTTAGTTTCTTGTAAAACAACTACAAATAACTCACAAAGTGCATCAAATCAAGATTCTGCTAGTAATGTTCAATCATCTGAAGCAGCTGCAACTAAGTTATCTCCACAGACAGCAACTCCAAGTGAGCCGAATGAATTAGGAATAGTACCTATTTCTGGAGTTGATAAAAGTGATGATAAAAAAATTGCTCCAAATATCAAATGGACTTCATCTGATGGGACTTCTAAATCACTAAATGATTATAAAGGGAAAGTTGTAATGTTGAATTTTTGGGCAACTTGGTGCCCTCCTTGCAGAGCTGAACTTCCAGATATTGTAAAATTGAGAAATGAGTTAGGACCAAAAGGATTTGAAGTAATTGGAGTTTCTGTAAGTGAAAGATTACAACCAGGAACAACAATAATTCAACTTTTATCTAAATTTATGAATTCAAATAAAATGTCATATCCAATGTTGTATTTAGGTATGGATTCAGAGCCACAAATGAAAATTGCACAAGAAGTTACTTCTGCATACGGTGGTATATCTGGAATCCCTTCAACATTCATAATAGATAAAAAAGGAATTATAACTTCAAATTTTGTTGGTGGACAAAGTGAAGCAACTTTTAGAAAAGCAATTGAAGCAGCTTTAATGAATTAA
- a CDS encoding RNA methyltransferase, whose translation MYKNLSINNLKLVRSLKSNKGRIKSDLFVAEGFRLLSELSKKNLCDIKFVYGKELELDKLKNILHNVEMYLVENKFDNSIFYTENSQECAAVISIPNSGDIENIITEKPLFYLDEITDPGNMGNIFRSLDWFGFDSLILSENCVSPYNPKAVRASMGAVFRVKVYKDIGVKWLENSGKQILLLDIDFKNFLSEINLPQNAIYIIGNEAHGLSKSIKNLKHENVSIKGFGEMESLNAATTVSILCYELSKNYLKYSTSI comes from the coding sequence ATGTATAAAAATTTATCAATAAATAATCTCAAATTAGTAAGATCACTAAAATCAAATAAAGGAAGAATAAAATCCGATTTATTTGTTGCTGAAGGTTTTAGATTGTTAAGTGAGTTAAGTAAAAAAAATTTATGTGATATAAAGTTTGTTTACGGAAAAGAACTTGAGTTAGATAAATTAAAAAATATTTTACATAATGTTGAAATGTATTTAGTTGAAAATAAATTTGATAATTCTATTTTTTATACTGAAAATTCTCAAGAATGTGCTGCTGTAATATCAATTCCAAATTCTGGTGATATTGAAAATATAATTACAGAAAAACCGTTATTCTATTTAGATGAAATTACAGATCCTGGAAATATGGGTAATATATTTCGAAGTTTAGATTGGTTTGGATTTGATTCTTTAATTCTCTCTGAAAATTGTGTATCACCATATAATCCAAAAGCAGTTAGAGCAAGTATGGGTGCTGTTTTCAGAGTAAAGGTTTATAAAGATATTGGGGTAAAGTGGTTAGAAAATTCAGGTAAACAAATTCTATTGTTAGATATTGATTTTAAGAATTTTTTAAGCGAAATTAATCTTCCTCAAAATGCTATTTATATAATAGGAAATGAGGCACATGGATTATCAAAATCTATAAAGAATTTAAAACATGAGAATGTCTCAATTAAAGGTTTTGGAGAAATGGAATCATTAAATGCTGCAACAACAGTTTCAATTTTATGTTATGAATTATCCAAAAACTATTTAAAATATAGTACTTCTATTTGA
- a CDS encoding T9SS type A sorting domain-containing protein, whose translation MLIFQKLKGFISFILLFFLTIISLNAQVNKSINTNSKKDFDEGNIEEREKWFYGQRAYPYPSIPQGVRSEAIRETKRMVERYSKSLKNSKEFQSVASTWEEVGPMNIGGRIRAIAVHPTQAGTLLIGAAAGGVWKTIDNGTNWTPIFDFQTAIAVNSIMYDPTNSNTIYVGTGEITSNVDSYLGDGLFKSIDEGKTWKNIGLTNVGAISGIAISPSNNKIIYVTSTKNNGGFYKSIDGGSNWKIVVSGNYFDMTVNPNNFNEVYISNENSVQKSIDGGVTFKKIVTGLTLTNSRRISISISPSKTTKVYALIARASGSADIGEVYFFDAANESWKLIYTLPNSFFTVGTSGQGWYDNAIAVHPKNDNVVLVGGIDVYRTNNNLSYSNVTNSYNGGNVHPDQHIIKFDPKDNKVVYLGNDGGIYVSIDTGKTWSRFSTKLAVTQYYKMDIDQTRFYRLYGGTQDNGSHGSFGTTSIVTDKWKSIYGGDGFYTTVDQADPNYVYAENFNGNNINRITISNTGSTGNKNMDPNGKINDDGAWSSPMAMSSVDKKSFYSGQTFLWRTRDIGTNWTKLSPGNGGKISAIGLSKFNAQRLLIGSERGEVAFSSDDGGSWTDSKGTPGRYCSEIEFDPLEENIVYAVFSGTGSGRVYISTDYGENFKDISKGLPNTPVNAIEINSANNQQLYIGTDVGVFASLDKGVTWFPFMDGLAIAPIVDLRIHKQQNVLYAASHGRSMWKVAIGLVKEPALLLYPVGGETFVTPSKILSKWSGFTSSVKISISLNGGETYKTLVESTLANYDSLQLPRYRTTRAKIKVEELTSNKIAESGLFSLSPKTNTSEILNRGFIIEAVAVKDNQMWSTVRDENIMLKWNLPLSNISKRDSVKLSNIPVGVKDMAYNNSEKVFYLLYSDNDYNNSKVLIMDTLGFKIGELDLPIKSISGIAMSPWGLNLITPGSNPTIYLVDKTGKLISQKIVEKVLGNDRRSLEFDESGFIQGVLNRDTNEQFRSEIQRIKLNVNYSNDSLVTLISSGINSIEFYGLTYYNGGIDRTKSQYICTDTAGVVRILPQFQFLNSVNDFKQLENNLNYKVYPNPAKNIINISLNSKDSNISDNCNLIIYNPQGDIIKEMKLKNVDKVNSSYEIDTKEFSSGLYYFVVTSTNGIRLSSPITIIK comes from the coding sequence ATGTTGATATTTCAAAAATTAAAAGGATTTATTTCATTTATTCTACTATTTTTTCTGACAATAATTAGTTTAAATGCTCAAGTAAATAAATCTATAAATACAAATTCTAAAAAAGATTTTGATGAAGGGAATATTGAAGAAAGAGAGAAATGGTTTTATGGTCAGAGGGCATACCCATACCCTTCAATTCCTCAGGGAGTCAGGTCTGAAGCTATTCGTGAGACTAAAAGAATGGTCGAAAGATATTCCAAATCTTTGAAAAATTCTAAAGAATTTCAATCAGTAGCATCGACATGGGAGGAAGTAGGACCAATGAACATTGGTGGAAGGATACGCGCAATTGCAGTTCACCCAACACAAGCTGGTACTTTGCTAATTGGAGCTGCAGCTGGAGGAGTATGGAAAACTATAGATAACGGAACAAACTGGACACCAATTTTTGACTTTCAAACAGCAATTGCAGTGAACTCTATAATGTATGATCCTACTAATAGTAATACGATATATGTAGGAACTGGCGAGATAACTTCAAATGTTGATTCATACTTAGGTGATGGTTTGTTTAAAAGTATTGATGAAGGTAAAACTTGGAAAAATATTGGGTTAACTAACGTAGGTGCAATTTCAGGCATAGCAATTTCTCCTTCAAACAATAAAATTATTTATGTAACATCAACTAAAAACAATGGGGGATTTTATAAATCAATAGATGGAGGTTCAAATTGGAAAATAGTTGTAAGTGGAAATTATTTTGATATGACAGTTAATCCAAATAATTTTAACGAAGTATATATTTCTAATGAAAATTCAGTTCAAAAATCAATTGATGGAGGAGTTACTTTTAAAAAAATCGTTACTGGATTAACTCTTACAAATTCTAGAAGAATAAGTATTTCAATATCCCCTAGTAAAACAACAAAAGTTTATGCATTAATTGCCAGAGCTTCTGGTAGTGCTGATATAGGCGAAGTTTATTTCTTTGATGCAGCAAATGAATCTTGGAAATTAATTTATACTCTCCCAAATTCATTTTTTACAGTAGGAACAAGCGGACAAGGTTGGTATGATAATGCAATTGCTGTACACCCAAAGAATGATAATGTTGTTCTTGTAGGTGGAATTGATGTATATAGAACCAATAATAATTTATCTTACTCTAATGTAACAAACAGTTATAATGGTGGAAATGTACATCCAGATCAACATATTATTAAATTTGATCCTAAGGATAACAAAGTTGTTTATCTTGGGAATGATGGAGGAATTTATGTTTCAATCGATACTGGAAAAACTTGGTCAAGATTCTCAACAAAGTTAGCAGTAACTCAATATTATAAAATGGATATAGATCAAACTAGATTTTATAGATTATACGGAGGAACTCAGGATAATGGTTCACATGGATCCTTTGGCACAACATCAATTGTTACAGACAAATGGAAGTCAATATATGGGGGAGATGGTTTTTATACTACTGTAGATCAAGCAGATCCAAATTATGTTTATGCTGAGAACTTTAATGGAAACAATATTAATCGAATTACAATATCCAATACTGGTTCAACAGGAAATAAGAATATGGATCCTAATGGTAAGATAAATGATGATGGAGCTTGGTCTTCTCCAATGGCAATGAGCTCTGTTGATAAAAAAAGTTTTTATTCTGGTCAAACTTTTTTATGGAGAACAAGAGACATAGGTACAAACTGGACAAAGTTATCACCAGGAAATGGAGGTAAAATTTCAGCAATAGGATTATCTAAATTTAATGCTCAAAGATTATTGATAGGATCTGAAAGGGGAGAGGTTGCTTTTAGTAGTGATGATGGTGGAAGTTGGACTGATTCAAAAGGTACTCCAGGAAGATATTGTTCTGAAATTGAATTTGATCCATTAGAAGAGAATATCGTATATGCAGTATTTTCCGGAACAGGATCTGGTAGAGTATATATTTCAACAGATTATGGAGAAAATTTTAAAGACATTTCAAAAGGTTTACCAAATACTCCTGTAAACGCAATCGAAATTAATTCTGCTAATAATCAACAACTTTATATTGGAACTGATGTTGGAGTTTTTGCTAGTTTAGATAAAGGAGTTACTTGGTTCCCTTTTATGGATGGGTTGGCAATAGCTCCAATAGTAGATTTAAGAATTCATAAACAACAAAACGTTCTATATGCTGCTAGTCATGGGAGGTCTATGTGGAAAGTGGCTATAGGTCTTGTAAAAGAACCAGCATTATTATTATATCCAGTAGGTGGAGAAACATTCGTTACCCCTTCAAAAATTTTAAGTAAATGGTCTGGTTTTACAAGTTCAGTTAAAATTTCTATTTCATTAAATGGTGGTGAAACTTATAAAACATTAGTTGAGAGTACATTAGCAAATTATGATTCTTTACAATTACCAAGATATAGAACAACAAGAGCAAAAATAAAGGTTGAAGAGCTTACATCTAATAAAATTGCCGAGTCAGGATTGTTTTCATTAAGCCCAAAAACTAATACTTCTGAAATTTTAAATAGAGGTTTTATTATTGAAGCTGTAGCAGTAAAAGATAATCAAATGTGGAGTACAGTAAGAGATGAAAATATAATGTTAAAATGGAATTTACCTTTATCTAATATATCAAAAAGGGATAGTGTAAAACTATCAAACATTCCAGTTGGTGTAAAAGATATGGCTTATAATAATTCTGAAAAAGTATTTTATTTACTTTATTCTGATAATGATTATAACAATTCTAAAGTTCTAATTATGGATACGCTTGGCTTTAAAATTGGAGAATTAGATTTACCTATTAAAAGTATTTCTGGAATAGCTATGAGCCCTTGGGGTTTAAATTTGATTACTCCTGGTTCTAATCCAACAATTTATTTAGTTGATAAAACTGGAAAACTTATTTCTCAAAAAATTGTTGAGAAAGTATTAGGTAATGATAGAAGATCGTTGGAGTTTGATGAATCGGGATTTATACAAGGAGTTTTAAATAGGGATACAAACGAACAATTTAGAAGTGAAATTCAAAGAATAAAATTGAATGTAAATTATTCTAATGATTCTTTAGTTACATTAATATCAAGCGGGATTAACTCAATTGAATTTTATGGATTAACTTATTATAATGGGGGAATTGATAGAACAAAAAGCCAGTATATTTGTACTGATACAGCAGGAGTAGTAAGAATTCTACCACAATTTCAATTTTTAAATTCAGTTAATGATTTTAAACAATTGGAAAATAATTTAAATTACAAAGTATATCCTAATCCAGCAAAAAACATTATTAACATATCATTAAATTCTAAAGATTCTAATATTTCAGATAATTGTAATTTAATAATTTACAATCCACAAGGAGATATTATTAAGGAAATGAAATTAAAAAATGTTGATAAAGTTAATTCTAGTTATGAAATTGATACAAAAGAATTTTCGAGTGGATTGTATTATTTTGTAGTAACATCCACAAATGGTATTAGATTGAGCTCACCAATTACTATTATAAAATAA
- a CDS encoding T9SS type A sorting domain-containing protein, with product MLKKIKYQIRFYTLVLMYLVLFTKLFSQENYNEDNKRNELREREQWVQHRLRFPFDSVPNNLIENGYKQRDYIQSNSNEKITQPKFLSTSKWQSIGPDNIGGRVRCIASSPFDNSTIFIATASGGLWKSSDGALTWKPVFDNQNTIAFGVITFDPNNKNVMYVGTGEEAGSDGYYGAGIFKSNDLGETWNYIGLKNIFAITKIYVSKLNSNIIYVVGIRNGGFFKSIDGGVTWTNSVTDDIYDLAVNPKNPDELYICGSNVKYSNNGGSTFINKSVGMESDGRMCIAISETNPNILYGLISKGVNAEVYKTLDKGVTWSLLKTFDQSFFKNQQFYNICISVNPVNPNIVFIGGIDIWRSSNGGEKWKNITNSYTGNDLQDYSVHPDQHWISFDPSIPEVVYIGNDGGSYFSVDDGVNWQTLATTLPVTQFYRMDIDQRNSNKVYGGSQDNGSSGSFGINSSNNNWKGILGGDGFYCVVDLIDSQYVYAEVYNGDYMTRINPGNPFFDKNSIGSPEERGLWSSPMVMSPADKYTLFTGRRNLFSVNPSIGVWKKYTPNVAGYVSCIGLSKHTINDLCVGGSDGSVKFSTDLGNTWGNSIGIPTRYMTDLKYDPLIPDRVYAVCTGYNSGHVFVSNDKGKNFTNISRKLPDVPFNSVEIDPNNNKHIFVGTDVGVFVSIDEGLSWNSFNNGLPNVRVTDLRIHKLTKQLYCATFGRSMWRTSITDESLPQSSVNKLENIVNDIIIMDVVPNPIKNLFKIQYSSATSGNLKLDIRDVNGKLVIQKVMENTEIGINSKTIKLLDLPNGNYFLTIYDGKVKSKMLCIKIEN from the coding sequence ATGTTGAAAAAGATTAAGTATCAAATAAGGTTCTATACTTTAGTTTTAATGTATTTGGTTCTATTTACTAAGTTATTTTCTCAAGAAAATTATAATGAAGATAATAAAAGAAACGAGTTAAGGGAACGTGAACAATGGGTTCAACACAGACTACGTTTCCCCTTTGATTCAGTTCCAAATAATTTGATAGAAAATGGATATAAACAAAGAGACTATATTCAATCAAATTCAAATGAAAAAATTACTCAACCAAAATTTTTATCAACTTCAAAATGGCAAAGTATTGGTCCAGATAATATAGGTGGTAGAGTAAGGTGTATTGCTAGTTCTCCTTTTGATAATTCAACAATATTTATTGCTACAGCTTCTGGTGGTTTATGGAAATCTTCTGATGGAGCATTAACATGGAAACCTGTTTTTGATAATCAGAATACAATTGCTTTTGGAGTTATAACATTTGATCCAAATAATAAAAATGTGATGTATGTTGGAACTGGAGAAGAAGCTGGAAGTGATGGTTATTATGGAGCAGGAATTTTTAAATCAAATGATTTAGGTGAGACTTGGAATTATATAGGTTTGAAAAACATATTTGCAATAACAAAAATTTATGTCAGTAAACTTAATTCAAATATTATTTACGTTGTTGGAATTCGAAATGGTGGATTTTTTAAAAGTATAGATGGTGGGGTTACTTGGACCAATTCAGTTACAGACGATATATATGATTTGGCTGTGAATCCCAAAAATCCAGATGAGCTTTATATTTGTGGAAGTAACGTTAAATATTCTAACAATGGAGGATCAACATTTATTAATAAATCAGTTGGTATGGAATCTGATGGTAGAATGTGTATTGCAATTTCGGAAACGAATCCGAACATTCTATATGGACTTATTTCAAAGGGAGTAAATGCAGAGGTATATAAAACCTTAGACAAAGGAGTTACATGGTCGTTGTTAAAAACATTTGATCAATCTTTTTTTAAAAACCAACAATTTTACAACATTTGTATATCTGTAAATCCTGTTAATCCAAACATTGTATTTATAGGTGGAATTGATATTTGGAGGTCTTCTAATGGAGGTGAAAAATGGAAGAATATAACTAATTCATATACAGGAAATGATTTACAAGATTATTCTGTACATCCCGATCAACATTGGATTTCATTTGACCCTTCAATTCCTGAAGTAGTTTATATAGGAAATGATGGTGGTTCATATTTTTCAGTTGATGATGGAGTTAATTGGCAAACTTTGGCAACAACTTTACCTGTAACACAATTCTACAGAATGGATATAGACCAAAGAAATTCTAATAAGGTATATGGTGGGAGTCAAGACAATGGTTCTTCAGGATCATTTGGAATAAATAGTTCAAATAATAATTGGAAGGGAATTCTTGGAGGTGATGGGTTTTATTGTGTAGTTGATTTAATTGATTCTCAATATGTTTATGCTGAAGTTTATAATGGTGATTATATGACTAGAATAAATCCAGGCAATCCTTTTTTCGATAAGAACTCTATTGGTAGCCCTGAGGAGCGTGGTTTATGGTCATCTCCTATGGTAATGAGTCCTGCAGATAAATATACACTTTTCACAGGAAGAAGAAATTTATTTAGTGTTAATCCTTCAATTGGAGTTTGGAAAAAGTATACTCCAAATGTAGCAGGTTATGTATCATGCATTGGATTAAGTAAACACACTATAAATGATTTATGCGTTGGTGGTAGTGATGGAAGTGTAAAGTTTAGTACTGACTTAGGTAATACTTGGGGAAATTCAATAGGAATACCAACTAGATATATGACAGATTTGAAATATGATCCATTAATACCAGATCGAGTTTATGCTGTATGTACTGGTTATAATTCGGGTCATGTATTTGTAAGCAATGATAAAGGAAAAAATTTTACTAATATCTCAAGGAAATTACCTGATGTACCATTTAATTCAGTTGAGATAGATCCAAACAATAATAAACATATATTTGTTGGAACAGATGTTGGTGTATTTGTTAGTATTGATGAAGGATTATCTTGGAACTCTTTCAATAATGGTTTACCAAATGTAAGAGTTACAGATTTAAGAATTCATAAGTTAACAAAACAACTTTATTGTGCAACTTTTGGAAGATCAATGTGGCGAACATCAATAACAGATGAATCTTTACCTCAATCTTCAGTCAACAAATTAGAGAATATTGTTAATGATATTATAATTATGGATGTGGTTCCTAATCCAATTAAAAATCTTTTTAAAATCCAGTATAGTTCCGCAACAAGTGGGAATTTAAAATTAGATATTAGGGATGTAAACGGAAAATTAGTAAT